In the Scyliorhinus canicula chromosome 23, sScyCan1.1, whole genome shotgun sequence genome, one interval contains:
- the LOC119956396 gene encoding ferritin, middle subunit-like has translation MASQVSQNYHQDCEAAVNKQINMELTASYLYLSLTSFFDRDDVALHNFSQFFKHQSQEKREHAEKLMKFQNRRGGRILLQDVKKPEKDEWGNSLQAMQVALDLEKNVNQSLLDLHQLATTQTDPHLCDFLETHYLDEQVKVIKRLGDYITNLKRLGTPENGMGEYLFDKLSLEDSS, from the exons ATGGCTTCCCAAGTTTCTCAAAACTATCACCAGGATTGTGAAGCAGCTGTCAACAAGCAGATTAACATGGAGCTCACTGCCTCCTATCTTTATCTTTCTTTG ACGTCTTTCTTTGACCGGGACGATGTCGCCCTCCACAATTTCTCCCAGTTCTTCAAACATCAGTCCCAGGAGAAGCGGGAACATGCGGAGAAGCTGATGAAATTCCAGAATCGACGTGGAGGCCGTATCCTCTTGCAGGATGTGAAG AAACcagagaaggatgagtggggcaACAGTCTCCAGGCAATGCAGGTTGCCCTGGATCTGGAGAAGAATGTGAACCAGAGTTTGCTGGATCTTCACCAACTCGCCACCACCCAGACTGATCCTCAT CTGTGTGACTTTCTGGAGACTCACTATTTGGATGAGCAGGTCAAGGTCATCAAGCGACTGGGCGACTACATCACCAACCTGAAGCGGCTGGGAACTCCTGAGAATGGGATGGGAGAGTACCTGTTTGACAAGCTCTCGCTGGAGGACAGCAGTTAA